The Arachis hypogaea cultivar Tifrunner chromosome 14, arahy.Tifrunner.gnm2.J5K5, whole genome shotgun sequence genome has a segment encoding these proteins:
- the LOC112744002 gene encoding uncharacterized protein has product MAAAKPSSAAETGPPSPTSYTTSRSNKTDPQLFSRTLDYLADMGMAKPIPKSCDTNGFISHFYGSFIEVHTVQRGSIHCTFSVKPSISNVYGTLHGGSVGSLTEMIATACARTVVAEDKELFLGEMSVSYLSGVPTNEEVLVEASVVKSGRNLTVVSLEFKLKKSGSLVYLAHATFYNIPIARL; this is encoded by the exons ATGGCAGCAGCTAAACCTTCTTCCGCCGCGGAAACCGGACCACCGTCTCCCACCTCCTACACTACCTCCCGTTCCAACAAAACTGACCCTCAACTATTTTCTCGCACCCTGGATTACCTCGCCGACATGGGCATGGCAAAGCCCATTCCTAAGAGCTGCGACACCAATGGCTTCATCTCCCACTTCTATGGCAGCTTCATCGAGGTCCATACTGTTCAGAGAGGGAGCATCCATTGCACCTTTTCCGTCAAACCCTCCATCTCT AATGTTTATGGAACGTTGCATGGAGGATCCGTTGGATCTTTGACTGAAATGATAGCTACTGCTTGTGCTAGAACTGTTGTTGCTGAGGACAAGGAACTTTTCCTTGGGGAAATGAGTGTTTCTTACCTCTCTGGAGTTCCAACAAAT GAAGAAGTGCTAGTTGAAGCGTCAGTAGTGAAGAGTGGAAGAAATTTGACTGTGGTTTCACTAGAATTTAAACTGAAGAAATCTGGGAGTTTGGTGTATCTTGCACATGCTACCTTCTATAACATCCCAATTGCGAGGTTATGA